One part of the Sulfurihydrogenibium sp. genome encodes these proteins:
- a CDS encoding riboflavin synthase yields the protein MFTGLIEEVGKISAINKKNDGLKIKVECNKILDDIKLGDSVAVNGVCLTVVNIDKNSLDFEVSNETIKRSNFKFLKINEYVNLERAMTPSSRLGGHIVQGHVDTTGEITSITNLGQHTNIKIRFPSEYDYLVIEKGSIAIDGISLTINYINENVIDLNIIPHTWENTNLKYRKVGDIVNIEFDILGKYVAKMLNLNKQKEDKLKNLLENW from the coding sequence ATGTTTACAGGATTAATAGAAGAAGTAGGGAAAATATCAGCTATAAATAAGAAGAATGACGGATTAAAAATAAAAGTAGAGTGTAATAAAATTTTAGATGATATTAAGCTGGGTGATAGTGTAGCTGTTAATGGAGTTTGCTTGACAGTTGTAAACATTGATAAAAACTCCTTAGACTTTGAAGTATCTAATGAAACTATAAAAAGAAGTAATTTTAAGTTTTTGAAAATCAATGAATATGTTAATTTAGAAAGAGCCATGACACCGTCAAGCAGGCTTGGGGGGCATATAGTACAGGGGCATGTTGATACAACCGGAGAAATAACTTCAATAACAAATCTTGGACAGCATACAAACATAAAAATCAGATTTCCTTCTGAGTATGATTATCTTGTGATAGAAAAAGGGTCTATTGCAATAGATGGGATAAGCTTAACCATTAACTACATAAACGAAAATGTCATTGATTTAAACATCATACCCCACACTTGGGAAAATACAAACCTAAAATATAGAAAGGTTGGCGATATTGTAAACATTGAATTTGATATTCTCGGCAAATATGTAGCAAAAATGTTAAATTTAAACAAACAAAAAGAGGATAAACTTAAAAATCTACTGGAAAACTGGTAA
- a CDS encoding transposase — translation SSVKKSGKIKKMGNPYARKILYMAALSAIRFNKYCRELYERLASKGKAKKLALVAVAHKLLRQAYGVLKSRKPFDENFCT, via the coding sequence TCAAGTGTAAAGAAAAGTGGCAAGATAAAGAAAATGGGAAATCCATATGCAAGAAAGATACTATACATGGCAGCATTATCAGCAATAAGGTTTAACAAATACTGCAGAGAATTATACGAAAGATTAGCAAGTAAAGGTAAAGCTAAAAAATTAGCATTAGTGGCTGTAGCACATAAGTTATTAAGGCAGGCATATGGTGTATTAAAAAGTAGAAAACCATTTGATGAAAATTTTTGCACTTGA
- the holA gene encoding DNA polymerase III subunit delta has translation MSEIKASQLLKEFNLSQLKPVLIIYGDEYLTKALVVEKFKSVSPIKVYWGDELDYTSFRNHLFSKDLFSSSKAIVVRDFEAFTDKLKKDELKQIIEDIKNIKLPDRLILVVNLEKLDKEPYKSLLKLDNVDVVISKKLTFQGFLTSLKNKLAKEGKAISDENLKYLASLLNNDLTIAKNEVEKLLLYVGDKKEITKEDIDAVVTPVFEENVFNFLDKFFKKDISALKIFINLLNNGVHPFEIQSLILSQLEKALQTKILMEAGNSLEEALNKVGINHPLQQANISNILKSLSKEEMVKLLNNLYNLEVAQKIYYQDINETSKEFILNFVRS, from the coding sequence ATGAGTGAGATAAAAGCAAGCCAGCTTTTAAAAGAATTTAATTTAAGTCAATTAAAGCCGGTTTTAATTATCTATGGAGATGAATATCTAACAAAGGCTCTTGTCGTTGAGAAGTTTAAATCGGTTTCGCCTATAAAAGTTTACTGGGGAGATGAGTTAGATTATACTTCCTTTAGAAATCATCTTTTTTCAAAAGATTTATTCTCATCTTCAAAGGCAATAGTGGTTAGAGATTTTGAAGCCTTTACAGATAAGCTCAAAAAGGACGAGTTAAAGCAAATCATAGAAGATATTAAAAATATAAAACTACCGGATAGATTGATTTTGGTTGTAAATTTAGAAAAGTTGGATAAAGAGCCTTATAAATCTTTGTTAAAACTTGATAATGTTGATGTTGTAATTTCTAAAAAATTAACTTTTCAGGGATTTTTAACTTCTTTAAAAAACAAATTAGCAAAGGAAGGAAAAGCTATTTCAGATGAAAATTTAAAATACCTTGCAAGTCTTTTAAACAACGATTTGACAATAGCTAAAAATGAAGTAGAAAAACTTTTATTATATGTTGGAGATAAGAAAGAGATAACAAAAGAAGATATAGATGCTGTAGTTACTCCTGTCTTTGAGGAGAATGTATTTAATTTTTTAGACAAATTTTTCAAAAAAGATATTTCTGCTTTAAAGATTTTTATCAATCTGCTTAATAACGGCGTTCATCCTTTTGAAATTCAAAGCTTAATCTTATCTCAGTTAGAAAAAGCTTTACAAACAAAGATTTTAATGGAAGCCGGCAACAGTTTAGAAGAAGCTTTAAATAAAGTAGGAATAAACCATCCATTACAACAGGCAAACATTTCAAATATTTTAAAAAGTCTATCTAAGGAAGAGATGGTTAAGCTATTAAATAACCTCTACAACTTAGAAGTGGCACAAAAAATATACTATCAAGATATAAACGAGACTTCAAAAGAGTTTATTCTTAACTTTGTAAGGAGCTAA
- a CDS encoding P-II family nitrogen regulator, which yields MKKIEAIIKPFKLDEVKDALTNIGIYGMTVTEAKGFGRQKGHTELYRGAEYVIDFLPKLKIEVVVDDAQVEKVVEAIMQAARTGRIGDGKIFIIPIEDVIRIRTGERGPEAV from the coding sequence ATGAAAAAAATTGAAGCAATTATTAAGCCTTTCAAGCTTGATGAAGTTAAAGATGCACTTACAAACATTGGAATCTACGGTATGACTGTTACGGAAGCAAAGGGATTTGGAAGACAAAAAGGTCATACTGAGTTATACAGAGGGGCAGAGTATGTAATAGATTTCCTCCCTAAGTTAAAAATAGAAGTCGTTGTTGATGATGCACAAGTTGAAAAAGTAGTAGAAGCTATAATGCAGGCTGCAAGAACCGGGAGAATTGGAGATGGAAAAATCTTTATCATTCCAATAGAAGATGTAATAAGAATAAGAACGGGAGAAAGAGGTCCGGAAGCAGTTTAA
- the lptB gene encoding LPS export ABC transporter ATP-binding protein yields the protein MEKSRLELKNIEKSFKNRTVVNGVSLYAEEGEIVGLLGPNGAGKTTTFKCLLGFLKPEKGSVLLNGEDITDLPVWERAKKGISFLPQESSIFRDLTVWDNLMMFLEFQNLTVSEMTSKAEELLKEFNLDHLKHQKASTLSGGERRRLEIARSLIINPSFLLLDEPFAGVDPVSVKDINQLILSLKSRNIGIIITDHNVRETLKITDRAYIIAHGRVIAEGTPQEIVENQEVKRVFLGEDFVLV from the coding sequence ATGGAAAAAAGCAGGCTTGAGCTAAAAAATATAGAAAAGAGCTTTAAAAATAGAACAGTAGTAAATGGTGTGTCTTTGTATGCAGAAGAGGGGGAAATAGTGGGACTGCTTGGTCCAAACGGTGCCGGTAAGACAACTACTTTTAAGTGTTTGCTTGGTTTTTTAAAGCCGGAAAAGGGAAGTGTTTTACTGAACGGTGAAGATATTACAGACCTTCCTGTTTGGGAAAGGGCAAAAAAAGGAATAAGTTTTCTGCCGCAAGAATCTTCCATATTTAGAGATTTGACCGTTTGGGACAATCTTATGATGTTTTTAGAGTTTCAAAATTTGACTGTTTCTGAGATGACATCAAAGGCAGAAGAGCTTTTGAAAGAGTTTAATTTAGACCATCTTAAACATCAAAAAGCTTCAACCCTTTCAGGCGGTGAAAGGAGAAGGCTTGAGATAGCAAGAAGTTTGATAATAAACCCATCTTTTTTACTCTTGGATGAGCCATTTGCAGGCGTAGACCCTGTTTCTGTGAAAGATATTAACCAGTTAATCCTATCTTTAAAATCAAGAAATATAGGAATAATCATCACTGACCATAACGTTAGAGAAACATTAAAGATAACAGATAGAGCTTACATAATTGCCCACGGGAGAGTAATAGCAGAAGGAACTCCTCAAGAGATCGTAGAAAACCAAGAAGTTAAAAGAGTTTTTCTTGGAGAGGATTTTGTTTTGGTTTAA
- the glnA gene encoding type I glutamate--ammonia ligase translates to MAMIQCQTPDDVMRVISEKGIAFIDFKFSDPFGQWQHLTIPTHEFGLHSFENGIPFDGSSIRGWKGIQESDMLLIPDPKTAFIDPFIEEPTLSLICDVVDPITKEPYSRDTRQIAKKALEFLRSTGIGDIAYFGPEAEFFIFDDVRFSSGPNHSYYQVDSEEGWWNTAREENPNLGYKIPYKRGYFPVSPLDKTHHIRMEMVKTLEEVGITVEREHHEVATAGQGEINFRFSDIVGSGDNILKYKYVLRNVGYRYGKFVTFMPKPLAGDNGSGMHCHFSIWKDGQNLFAGNGYGGLSEIALYAIGGIIKHARAICAFSNPTTNSYHRLVPGFEAPVRLAYSARNRSAAIRIPVGDTSPKAKRIEVRFPDASSNPYLTFTALLMAAIDGIENKIHPGEPLDKDIYSLPPEELANVPQTPGSLQEAIDALKEDNEFLLKGGVMDMDFINMWIETKQAEQDAIRLVPHPKEFELYFDV, encoded by the coding sequence ATGGCAATGATCCAATGTCAAACACCGGATGATGTAATGCGTGTAATTTCAGAAAAAGGTATTGCCTTTATTGATTTTAAGTTTTCAGACCCATTTGGTCAGTGGCAACATTTAACAATCCCAACTCACGAGTTTGGCCTACATTCATTTGAAAACGGAATTCCGTTTGACGGTTCATCAATAAGAGGTTGGAAAGGTATTCAAGAATCAGATATGTTATTAATTCCAGACCCAAAAACAGCGTTCATCGACCCGTTCATTGAAGAGCCAACTTTATCTTTAATTTGTGATGTAGTTGACCCAATAACTAAAGAGCCATACTCAAGAGATACAAGACAAATCGCTAAAAAAGCTCTTGAATTTTTAAGGTCTACAGGTATTGGTGATATAGCTTACTTTGGTCCAGAGGCAGAATTCTTTATTTTTGATGATGTTAGATTTAGCTCAGGACCTAACCATTCCTACTACCAAGTAGATTCTGAAGAAGGATGGTGGAATACTGCAAGAGAAGAAAATCCAAACCTTGGGTACAAAATACCTTATAAAAGAGGGTACTTCCCGGTTTCTCCATTGGACAAAACTCATCACATAAGAATGGAAATGGTTAAAACACTTGAAGAAGTAGGTATTACAGTAGAAAGAGAGCACCATGAAGTAGCTACAGCAGGACAAGGAGAAATAAACTTCAGATTTTCAGATATTGTTGGCTCGGGAGATAACATCTTAAAATACAAATATGTGCTTAGAAACGTTGGATACAGATATGGAAAGTTTGTAACATTCATGCCAAAACCATTAGCAGGTGATAATGGTAGTGGTATGCACTGTCACTTCTCAATCTGGAAAGACGGACAAAACCTTTTTGCCGGTAATGGATACGGTGGGTTATCGGAAATAGCTCTCTATGCTATTGGCGGAATCATTAAACATGCAAGAGCCATCTGTGCATTCTCTAACCCAACTACAAACTCTTACCATAGATTAGTGCCCGGATTTGAAGCTCCTGTAAGACTTGCATACTCTGCAAGAAACAGGTCTGCTGCTATCAGAATTCCTGTTGGTGATACATCTCCAAAGGCTAAAAGAATTGAAGTAAGATTCCCGGATGCATCTTCTAACCCATACTTAACGTTTACAGCTTTATTAATGGCTGCTATTGATGGTATTGAAAATAAAATCCATCCAGGTGAACCTCTTGATAAAGATATCTACTCATTACCACCAGAAGAACTTGCAAACGTTCCACAAACTCCAGGATCTCTCCAAGAAGCTATCGATGCATTAAAAGAAGACAACGAGTTTTTACTCAAAGGTGGCGTAATGGACATGGACTTTATCAATATGTGGATTGAAACAAAACAAGCAGAGCAAGATGCAATTAGATTGGTTCCACATCCAAAAGAATTTGAACTTTATTTTGACGTTTAA
- a CDS encoding RsmD family RNA methyltransferase has product MRELRPTSNLVKQALFNILYSVKGKDFLDLFAGTGQIGMTALEKGAKSIVFVDIERERINQIREKLKNVENVKFVSKDVLKYLKDQPDESFDIVFADPPYDYKYYDKLIKEGLRVLRNGGMLIVEHRFKNDLSSIEPDFYVESRKYGDTVISFWRKQ; this is encoded by the coding sequence TTGAGAGAGTTAAGACCAACGTCAAACTTAGTAAAGCAAGCTTTGTTTAATATTCTTTACAGTGTGAAAGGTAAAGACTTTTTAGATTTATTTGCCGGAACCGGTCAAATTGGAATGACTGCATTAGAAAAAGGTGCAAAATCTATAGTTTTTGTAGATATAGAAAGAGAAAGAATTAATCAGATAAGGGAAAAGCTAAAGAATGTTGAAAATGTTAAATTTGTATCAAAAGATGTTTTAAAATACTTAAAAGACCAACCAGATGAGAGCTTTGATATTGTTTTTGCAGACCCACCTTACGATTATAAATATTATGATAAACTAATTAAAGAAGGTTTAAGAGTTTTGAGAAATGGCGGCATGTTAATAGTAGAACACAGATTTAAAAACGACCTAAGCAGTATTGAACCGGATTTTTATGTAGAATCAAGAAAATATGGAGATACGGTTATCAGTTTTTGGAGAAAACAATGA
- a CDS encoding aldehyde dehydrogenase family protein: protein MIKLPMIIGGKEVWKDEVIDVIFPYNQEKIGEAAKGSPEDVYQAIEKAKIGLEKLKKLTAYEKYKILLKVANLLESRKEEFARTITLETGKTIREARTEVDRAVNTITFSAEEAKRIHGEYVHFDASPNGKGKKGFYYRVPAGIVSAITPFNFPVNLTAHKIAPSIAAGCPFILKPSERTPLSPIMLCQLFLEAGVPEEAVSVIPGFADVGQAMTTHPDVRVVSFTGSLKVGEIIAKQAGLKKIVMELGSNSAVIVDKTANLEIASKKSVLGGFALAGQVCISVQRVFVHESVADEFEHLLKVEASKLKYGNPLEEDTDVGPVISINEVDRIETWINEAVMKGGKIALGGIQSKDKPIIPPTIVSEVPEESKLFYEEAFAPVVAVKRFKDIDEAIKLVNKTNYGLQVGVFTNDLKNAWKVIENADVGGVIINDIPTFRADNMPYGGVKGSGIGREGPKFAIEDYTEIKVVAFDLG from the coding sequence ATGATTAAGCTACCGATGATAATTGGCGGCAAGGAAGTTTGGAAGGATGAGGTTATCGATGTAATTTTTCCTTACAACCAAGAAAAAATCGGTGAAGCTGCAAAGGGTTCTCCAGAAGATGTTTATCAGGCTATAGAGAAAGCTAAAATAGGTCTTGAAAAACTAAAAAAACTTACAGCATATGAAAAATACAAAATTCTATTAAAAGTAGCTAACCTTTTAGAAAGTAGAAAAGAAGAGTTTGCAAGAACTATAACCTTAGAAACAGGAAAAACTATCCGTGAAGCAAGAACAGAAGTAGATAGGGCTGTAAATACAATCACTTTCTCGGCAGAAGAAGCAAAAAGAATTCATGGCGAGTATGTGCATTTTGACGCATCTCCAAACGGCAAAGGAAAGAAAGGGTTTTATTACAGAGTCCCGGCTGGAATAGTGTCTGCAATTACTCCTTTTAACTTTCCTGTAAATCTTACTGCACATAAAATAGCACCATCTATTGCTGCAGGTTGTCCGTTTATACTAAAACCAAGTGAAAGAACTCCACTATCTCCAATAATGCTTTGTCAACTTTTCCTTGAAGCTGGTGTCCCTGAAGAGGCTGTTTCTGTTATACCTGGATTTGCAGATGTAGGTCAAGCAATGACAACACATCCAGATGTTAGGGTCGTTTCTTTTACAGGAAGTTTAAAAGTTGGAGAAATAATAGCAAAACAGGCAGGATTGAAAAAAATAGTGATGGAACTTGGGTCAAACTCGGCTGTAATTGTCGATAAAACAGCAAATTTAGAAATTGCATCTAAAAAATCAGTTCTTGGAGGGTTTGCGTTAGCAGGTCAGGTTTGTATATCGGTTCAAAGGGTATTTGTTCATGAAAGTGTAGCTGATGAATTTGAACATCTTTTAAAAGTGGAAGCTTCAAAGTTAAAATATGGAAATCCTTTAGAAGAAGATACAGACGTAGGTCCTGTAATCTCTATAAATGAAGTTGATAGAATTGAAACTTGGATTAATGAAGCAGTTATGAAAGGCGGTAAGATAGCACTTGGAGGAATACAATCAAAAGATAAACCAATAATTCCACCAACAATAGTGTCAGAAGTGCCGGAAGAGTCTAAACTTTTTTATGAAGAAGCCTTTGCTCCTGTTGTTGCAGTAAAAAGGTTTAAAGATATAGATGAAGCTATAAAGCTTGTCAATAAAACAAATTATGGCTTACAAGTTGGAGTGTTTACAAACGACCTAAAAAATGCTTGGAAAGTGATAGAAAATGCAGATGTTGGTGGAGTTATCATAAACGATATTCCGACGTTTAGAGCTGACAATATGCCATATGGTGGAGTTAAAGGAAGCGGTATAGGTAGGGAAGGTCCAAAGTTTGCAATAGAAGACTACACAGAAATAAAGGTTGTAGCTTTTGATTTGGGTTAA
- the coaD gene encoding pantetheine-phosphate adenylyltransferase, with the protein MTAKICVYPGTFDPVHFGHLDIVDRALNIFDTVVVALAENPKKKPLFTLKERIEMFEDAVSKYKGRVIVEGFSGLLVDFMKKYNTKIIVRGVRLFTDFEYELQIAMTNYKLDKVETFFMMPSQELIHISSTIVKDVAFHNGDVSSMVTPFVKSKLEEKVRQLREARE; encoded by the coding sequence ATGACAGCCAAAATATGTGTTTACCCGGGAACGTTTGACCCTGTTCATTTTGGACATTTAGATATAGTAGATAGAGCATTAAATATTTTTGATACGGTTGTAGTTGCTTTAGCTGAAAATCCAAAGAAAAAACCACTTTTTACTTTGAAAGAAAGAATAGAAATGTTTGAAGATGCTGTCTCAAAGTATAAAGGCAGGGTGATTGTAGAAGGATTTTCTGGGCTTTTGGTAGATTTTATGAAAAAGTACAACACTAAAATCATTGTACGAGGAGTAAGACTTTTTACAGATTTTGAGTATGAGCTTCAAATAGCAATGACAAACTACAAACTTGACAAAGTAGAAACATTTTTCATGATGCCATCTCAAGAACTCATTCATATAAGCTCAACCATCGTAAAGGATGTTGCATTTCATAATGGAGATGTTAGCTCAATGGTGACACCATTTGTAAAGTCAAAATTAGAAGAAAAAGTTAGACAGTTAAGAGAGGCAAGAGAGTGA